The proteins below are encoded in one region of Cucurbita pepo subsp. pepo cultivar mu-cu-16 chromosome LG10, ASM280686v2, whole genome shotgun sequence:
- the LOC111803291 gene encoding uncharacterized protein LOC111803291 isoform X1, with protein MFRALELSPPCPAAAKHSLVHARTSDVKLRRPQPCNLRLPNRRFSLLSVRAQSLSSSPSDPSTSLRYTETIGHSSPAFVQFSQCTLTQRHILVLNVVACATAIAATWLFCSAIPTLLAFKRAAESLEKLMDVTREELPGTMAAIRLSGMEISDLTMELSDLGQDITQGVRSSTRAVRVAEERLRSLTNMTPTAKVQEMTVANLGVVEAAEPVLAKRARDIKEGIVKGRSIFQLFLSLTRFSRLALNHFSKRGKNN; from the exons ATGTTCCGAGCTTTGGAACTATCGCCGCCGTGCCCGGCGGCGGCGAAGCATAGTCTCGTTCACGCACGGACAAGTGACGTTAAACTTCGCCGACCACAACCTTGCAATCTCAGGCTACCGAATCGTCgattttctttgctttctgTGCGAGCACAATCGCTATCGTCATCGCCGTCTGATCCATCGACTTCATTGCGTTATACGGAAACTATTGGACATTCTTCTCCGGCATTTGTTCAATTCTCTCAGTGCACACTAACTCAACGCCACATCCTTGTTCTTAATGTCGTTGCCTGCGCG ACGGCTATTGCTGCAACCTGGCTCTTTTGTTCTGCAATTCCCACTCTTCTG GCATTCAAGAGAGCAGCCGAATCATTAGAGAAGCTCATGGATGTCACAAGGGAGGAACTTCCAGGCACTATGGCAGCCATTCGGTTATCTGGCATGGAAATTAGTGATCTGACCATGGAGCTCAGTGATCTTGG CCAGGATATCACCCAAGGTGTGAGAAGTTCCACTAGAGCTGTTCGAGTAGCAGAAGAGAGATTGCGTAGCTTGACAAACATGACTCCAACAG CCAAAGTGCAGGAAATGACAGTAGCCAATCTGGGAGTGGTGGAGGCAGCAGAGCCGGTTCTGGCTAAACGGGCAAGAGACATCAAGGAGGGGATTGTGAAAGGCCGTTCCatctttcaattatttctctCCCTCACAAGGTTCTCTCGACTCGCCTTGAATCATTTTAGCAAACGAGGTAAGAATAATTAG
- the LOC111803291 gene encoding uncharacterized protein LOC111803291 isoform X2 — MFRALELSPPCPAAAKHSLVHARTSDVKLRRPQPCNLRLPNRRFSLLSVRAQSLSSSPSDPSTSLRYTETIGHSSPAFVQFSQCTLTQRHILVLNVVACATAIAATWLFCSAIPTLLAFKRAAESLEKLMDVTREELPGTMAAIRLSGMEISDLTMELSDLGQDITQGVRSSTRAVRVAEERLRSLTNMTPTGNDSSQSGSGGGSRAGSG; from the exons ATGTTCCGAGCTTTGGAACTATCGCCGCCGTGCCCGGCGGCGGCGAAGCATAGTCTCGTTCACGCACGGACAAGTGACGTTAAACTTCGCCGACCACAACCTTGCAATCTCAGGCTACCGAATCGTCgattttctttgctttctgTGCGAGCACAATCGCTATCGTCATCGCCGTCTGATCCATCGACTTCATTGCGTTATACGGAAACTATTGGACATTCTTCTCCGGCATTTGTTCAATTCTCTCAGTGCACACTAACTCAACGCCACATCCTTGTTCTTAATGTCGTTGCCTGCGCG ACGGCTATTGCTGCAACCTGGCTCTTTTGTTCTGCAATTCCCACTCTTCTG GCATTCAAGAGAGCAGCCGAATCATTAGAGAAGCTCATGGATGTCACAAGGGAGGAACTTCCAGGCACTATGGCAGCCATTCGGTTATCTGGCATGGAAATTAGTGATCTGACCATGGAGCTCAGTGATCTTGG CCAGGATATCACCCAAGGTGTGAGAAGTTCCACTAGAGCTGTTCGAGTAGCAGAAGAGAGATTGCGTAGCTTGACAAACATGACTCCAACAG GAAATGACAGTAGCCAATCTGGGAGTGGTGGAGGCAGCAGAGCCGGTTCTGGCTAA
- the LOC111804571 gene encoding shikimate kinase 1, chloroplastic-like, with protein MEANLGHLQYLSIRIDSGMFVTKPSGSVRFLHPISDQHKPLPLVSAFQQPLRLPNRCRTVSFGASCYRENISGLTLETENFHPFDKDLLLKNKSHEVQPHLNGRCIYLVGMMGSGKTTIGKILSKELSYTFSDSDTLVEQEVGGTSVAEIFKLHGEGFFRDKETEVLRKLSLMHGFVISTGGGIVVRPINWKYMQKGISIWLDVPLEALAKRIAAVGIDSRPLLHHESGNAYTKAFRRLSILQEERGDAYTNANAKVCLGSLAAKLGFSDVCNLTPADIALEALVQIQTFLEQEDGYSTS; from the exons ATGGAGGCCAACTTAGGACATTTGCAGTATCTATCAATCCGGATTGATTCCGGAATGTTTGTGACGAAACCGAGTGGTTCGGTCCGATTTCTTCACCCAATTTCTGATCAGCACAAGCCTCTACCTCTGGTTTCGGCTTTTCAGCAACCTCTGAGACTTCCGAATCGATGCAGGACGGTGTCGTTTGGGGCCTCCTGCTATCGTGAGAATATTTCAG GGCTGACATTGGAAACTGAAAACTTTCATCCTTTCGACAAAGATCTCCTTTTGAAG aACAAGTCACATGAGGTCCAGCCCCATCTAAATGGACGATGCATATATCTAGTTG GAATGATGGGTTCTGGAAAGACGACCATAGGCAAGATTTTGTCGAAAGAATTGAGTTACACATTTTCCGACAG TGATACATTGGTGGAGCAAGAAGTTGGTGGAACTTCAGTGGCAGAAATTTTCAAGCTTCATGGCGAAGGCTTTTTCAGAGATAAGGAG ACTGAGGTATTGAGAAAACTATCATTGATGCACGGGTTTGTTATTTCCACTGGTGGAGGTATTGTTGTTCGGCCTATTAACTG GAAATATATGCAGAAGGGGATTAGCATCTGGCTAGATGTGCCGCTGGAAGCCTTGGCAAAAAGAATTGCTGCAGTGGGTATCGACTCCCGCCCCCTCTTGCACCATGAGTCAGGCAATGCCTACACAAAG GCTTTCAGGCGATTGTCAATTCTTCAGGAGGAGAGGGGTGATGCATATACCAACGCCAATGCCAAAGTTTGTCTAGGAa GTCTTGCAGCCAAGCTGGGGTTTTCAGATGTATGTAATCTGACGCCTGCAGATATTGCTTTAGAG GCGCTAGTACAAATTCAAACATTCCTAGAACAGGAAGATGGTTATTCTACTAGTTAA
- the LOC111803267 gene encoding stress enhanced protein 2, chloroplastic, with product MASSPRSIHCQLRSSLPDVPPRSPPASVSLPKPKSADSDSPKILLQPRLCTLRSFGSDPVVPIKAKSVAAGDASDDDDVSRFFATLSEYIESSKDSHEFEIISGRLAMIVFAATVTMEVVTGNSVFRKMDLEGIEEAAGVCLGAVTLATIFAFSSNARNRVGRIFSISCNTFIDSLIDQIVDGLFYENDPSDLYDDN from the exons ATGGCTTCCTCGCCACGCTCTATTCACTGTCAGTTGCGCTCCTCCTTGCCCGACGTCCCGCCAAGATCGCCTCCCGCTTCCGTTTCGCTTCCGAAACCTAAGTCCGCCGATTCGGATTCCCCGAAGATCCTTCTACAGCCTCGTTTGTGCACTTTGAGATCCTTTGGATCCGATCCGGTTGTTCCTATTAAGGCTAAGAGCGTAGCCGCTGGAGATGCTTCAGACGACGACGACGTTTCTCGGTTCTTCGCGACTCTGTCTGAGTACATAGAGAGTTCGAAGGATAGCCATGAGTTCGAGATCATCTCCGGCCGCCTCGCCATG ATTGTGTTTGCGGCCACCGTAACAATGGAGGTGGTGACGGGAAATTCAGTATTCAGGAAGATGGATTTGGAGGGGATTGAGGAAGCAGCAGGAGTTTGTTTGGGAGCTGTTACTCTGGCAACCATTTTTGCATTCTCCTCCAACGCTCGAAACAGAGTAGGTCGAATCTTCAGCATCAGCTGCAACACCTTCATTGATTCGCTTATTGACCAGATCGTCGACGGCCTTTTCTACGAAAACGATCCCAGCGACTTGTACGATGACAATTGA